One genomic region from bacterium encodes:
- a CDS encoding SDR family oxidoreductase, with the protein MKWKERVALITGASSGIGRESALALSRRGATVVLAARRKARLDALAAQIRETGGSALAIETDVSRREDVERLFESVLQQYKRLDWLINNAGSGLYVPIEETTPEQMERIWRTNFMGTFYCIRHAIPIMKKQGEGHILTVSSMAGVRGTPMMAAYCASKFAQVGLMDSLRREIPEIASTLILPGATRTEFIEATENPGDEKIQHSGSVQDPASVAEAIVRAIEHPASRVITQKLGRSLMVLNAISPSWTDWLVRKTIKKKY; encoded by the coding sequence ATGAAGTGGAAAGAAAGAGTAGCGCTGATCACCGGGGCCTCTTCCGGCATCGGGCGAGAGTCGGCTCTCGCTCTGTCACGGCGCGGAGCGACCGTTGTGCTCGCTGCACGCCGTAAAGCGCGGCTCGATGCTTTGGCCGCACAGATCCGTGAAACAGGTGGAAGCGCACTTGCGATAGAAACGGATGTCAGCCGCCGGGAAGATGTGGAACGGCTTTTCGAATCCGTCCTTCAGCAATACAAACGGCTCGACTGGTTGATCAACAATGCCGGCTCCGGACTTTACGTTCCAATTGAAGAAACGACTCCGGAACAAATGGAAAGGATCTGGCGCACGAACTTTATGGGCACGTTCTACTGTATTCGTCATGCGATTCCGATCATGAAAAAACAGGGAGAGGGGCATATCCTCACGGTCTCTTCTATGGCCGGAGTGCGAGGCACGCCGATGATGGCGGCCTATTGCGCAAGTAAGTTCGCCCAGGTCGGATTGATGGACTCGCTTCGGAGAGAAATACCCGAGATTGCAAGTACCCTGATTCTTCCGGGAGCGACTCGAACAGAATTCATCGAAGCAACGGAGAATCCAGGCGACGAAAAGATTCAGCATTCCGGATCTGTGCAGGATCCTGCTTCTGTCGCGGAAGCAATCGTGCGCGCGATCGAGCATCCTGCCTCCCGCGTGATCACACAAAAACTGGGACGAAGCTTGATGGTCCTCAACGCAATTT